The Thermonema lapsum genome window below encodes:
- the gldJ gene encoding gliding motility lipoprotein GldJ encodes MRKHGKLAGSLLLTAAMLFGATSCKLFKKKEQGFEFQIQKSTNVHRKGMISQVTGIPYNYEDTVNNVTSLVVNEYLGQPDGPNLVFIEGGRFVMGSGEEDILYTRDNKERTVSIQSFFMDRTEVANIHWLEFMHYYERPQNQGTIQEDFKLVLSPDYTSSYEEFRKRILLPDTTVWANDKAFNDSYVQNYLRYPGFRFFPVVGVSWVQAKAFCAWRTKAVNEYLFAEAKKKDKDGRLNEYKPGQVPLESGIVLPDYRLPTEAEWEYAAKGLIGTQYNDENQSNGRIYPWDGHSLRNPYGKQMGTFLANFKRGRGDYAGIAGRQNDGALITEWIYAYPPNDFGLYNMAGNVNEWVEDVYRPLAYEDFDDLNPVRRERLDSTRLRPDTTLSVYGDDEENYLVRKADGSKALNSLINDDVRVYKGGSWKDVAYWLSPGTRRFLDKNKSTNDIGFRCAMIMAGEKEGENRRKNETRKYRRK; translated from the coding sequence ATGAGAAAACATGGGAAATTAGCTGGAAGCCTTCTGTTGACAGCTGCGATGCTATTTGGTGCTACTTCTTGCAAGCTCTTCAAGAAAAAAGAGCAGGGGTTTGAATTTCAAATTCAAAAAAGTACGAATGTACACCGTAAAGGCATGATTAGCCAGGTGACAGGCATCCCCTATAACTACGAAGACACTGTAAACAACGTTACCAGCTTGGTAGTAAACGAATATTTGGGGCAGCCCGATGGTCCCAACTTAGTGTTCATTGAAGGGGGGCGCTTTGTGATGGGGTCCGGTGAAGAAGATATTCTTTATACGCGCGACAATAAGGAGCGTACCGTCAGTATCCAGTCCTTCTTTATGGACCGTACCGAAGTAGCCAACATCCACTGGCTGGAGTTCATGCACTACTATGAAAGACCTCAAAATCAAGGAACCATTCAAGAAGATTTTAAATTGGTGTTGTCCCCCGATTATACCAGCAGCTACGAAGAATTCCGCAAACGTATCTTGCTACCAGATACTACCGTTTGGGCAAACGACAAAGCCTTCAACGATTCCTATGTGCAAAACTACCTGCGTTATCCCGGCTTCCGTTTCTTCCCGGTGGTAGGTGTATCTTGGGTACAAGCCAAAGCTTTCTGTGCATGGCGTACCAAAGCGGTAAACGAATATCTGTTTGCAGAAGCCAAAAAGAAAGACAAAGACGGGCGCCTCAACGAATACAAGCCCGGGCAAGTGCCTCTGGAAAGTGGGATAGTATTGCCCGACTATCGCTTGCCTACCGAAGCTGAATGGGAATATGCCGCCAAAGGGTTGATTGGTACCCAATACAACGATGAAAACCAATCTAACGGACGCATCTATCCTTGGGACGGTCATTCTTTGCGTAATCCCTACGGTAAACAGATGGGTACCTTCCTTGCAAACTTCAAACGTGGGCGTGGGGATTATGCCGGTATTGCCGGTAGGCAAAACGACGGGGCGCTTATTACCGAGTGGATTTATGCCTATCCGCCTAACGATTTCGGTCTGTACAACATGGCAGGCAACGTAAATGAGTGGGTAGAAGACGTATATCGCCCCTTGGCTTATGAAGACTTCGACGACCTCAACCCCGTACGTCGTGAGCGCTTGGACAGTACCCGCCTGCGTCCCGACACTACTCTGTCCGTATATGGCGACGATGAAGAAAACTACTTGGTAAGAAAAGCCGATGGGAGCAAAGCCCTGAACTCTCTTATCAATGACGACGTGAGGGTTTACAAAGGTGGTTCTTGGAAGGACGTAGCCTATTGGCTGTCGCCCGGTACACGTCGTTTCCTTGACAAAAACAAATCAACCAACGATATAGGGTTCCGTTGCGCCATGATTATGGCAGGCGAGAAAGAAGGAGAAAACAGACGCAAAAACGAAACAAGAAAATATAGAAGGAAGTAA
- the mfd gene encoding transcription-repair coupling factor: MSLTTQELLAFYERDSLVQLLHHNLSQGTAKIHAKGLSGSLSAVVVAALARLGPSKVHLLVLNDREEAIYFFNDLQNLLPDRSVLLYPSSYRRPYHYEEVENANILMRSEVLNALRKRTLHAPVIISYPEALFEKVVNKRTLVENTFPIRVGDKLDAAFLTEFLTTYDFEATEFVYEPGQFAVRGGIIDVFSFADEYPYRIELFDDEVESIRQFDPETQLSKEQLSEVNIVPNLQTKFLHEARESFLEYLPKESVLWCSQLEYTFELLDKSFEKAAATFERIMQKTAQSTVITAPTQLFDNAISFAKQLSAHAVVEFSSTAFFKESQVWKYDSNPQPSFNKRFELLADDLAQWQQKGYMNVLVAESPQQIERLRRIFKDIGADVQFHEWITGLRAGFIDHQQRIVCYTDHQIFDRYYRYKTRSFFNKSKAITLKELQSLQPGDYVTHIDYGIARFAGLTTLENNGRKQEVVRLIFKDNDVLYVNVHSLHKIAKYAGKEGQVPQISKLGSNEWEQKKKRVKKNVKDIAKELIALYVKRRAAKGFAFPPDNYLQAELESSFIYEDTPDQSRATEEVKRDMEKPYPMDRLVCGDVGFGKTEVAIRAAFKAVCAGKQVAVLVPTTILAMQHYRTFSERLANFPCTVSYINRFKSSKDIKRTLEALAAGEIDIIIGTHRLLNKDVVFKDLGLLIIDEEQKFGVQAKEKLKQMRVNIDCLTLTATPIPRTLHFSLMGARDLSVIATPPPNRRPVLTEVHTFSEEFIRDAIRFELERGGQVFFVHNRVADIESVGDMILRLLPDAKLGIAHGQMEGKYLEKVMTRFIEGEYDILLSTNIIESGLDIPNANTIIINHAHMFGLSDLHQMRGRVGRSNRKAFCYLLIPSQTALTREAHRRLKALEEFSDLGDGFKIAMRDLDIRGAGNLLGAEQSGFINDIGFETYHKILDEAVQEVKEEEFKELFSEELEQKLLRPQECTIETDWELRIPEEYVSNITERLRLYNELDNLHSEQELNAFAAALQDRFGPLPTEVEALLETVRLRWIAEKLGFEKLILKNDKMKAYFLDKEEYFQSETFGCILRFVQQNPTKIRLKEAKGKPVLIAQGVANVKQAIDLLGEMKKNA, from the coding sequence ATGAGCCTGACAACCCAAGAGCTACTGGCTTTTTATGAGCGTGACAGCTTAGTGCAGTTGCTGCATCATAATCTTTCGCAAGGAACAGCTAAAATACATGCCAAGGGGCTGAGTGGCAGCTTGTCGGCAGTGGTGGTAGCCGCCTTAGCACGCCTCGGTCCTTCCAAAGTGCATTTATTGGTGCTGAACGACAGAGAAGAAGCCATTTACTTCTTCAATGACTTGCAGAACCTGCTGCCCGACCGCAGTGTGTTGCTTTATCCCTCGTCTTATCGCCGCCCTTACCATTACGAAGAGGTAGAAAATGCAAACATTTTGATGCGTTCGGAGGTGCTCAATGCCTTGCGCAAACGCACACTGCATGCCCCTGTGATAATCTCTTATCCCGAAGCCCTCTTCGAAAAAGTAGTGAACAAACGTACTTTGGTAGAAAATACCTTCCCTATCAGGGTGGGCGATAAGCTGGATGCCGCCTTTCTTACGGAGTTCCTCACTACCTATGACTTTGAAGCCACTGAATTTGTATATGAACCGGGGCAATTTGCTGTGCGTGGCGGAATTATCGACGTCTTTTCCTTTGCCGATGAGTATCCTTACCGCATTGAACTCTTCGACGATGAAGTGGAAAGCATCCGGCAGTTCGACCCTGAAACTCAGCTCTCCAAAGAGCAGCTGAGCGAAGTGAATATCGTGCCCAATTTGCAAACTAAATTTTTGCATGAAGCAAGGGAGTCGTTCTTGGAGTATTTGCCCAAAGAGAGTGTCTTGTGGTGTAGCCAACTGGAATATACCTTTGAGTTGCTGGATAAATCCTTTGAGAAAGCGGCGGCAACTTTTGAGCGCATCATGCAGAAAACGGCGCAAAGTACCGTGATAACAGCCCCTACACAGCTTTTTGATAACGCCATTTCGTTTGCAAAGCAGTTGAGCGCTCATGCCGTCGTTGAATTTTCTTCTACTGCTTTCTTCAAAGAAAGCCAAGTGTGGAAATACGATTCCAATCCCCAGCCTTCCTTCAACAAACGCTTTGAGCTGCTTGCCGATGACCTTGCGCAGTGGCAGCAAAAAGGCTACATGAATGTACTGGTTGCCGAGTCGCCGCAGCAAATCGAGCGCCTCAGACGTATTTTCAAAGACATAGGGGCAGATGTTCAATTTCACGAGTGGATTACAGGCTTGCGTGCCGGTTTTATAGACCATCAACAGCGTATTGTGTGCTATACCGACCACCAAATTTTTGACCGCTATTATCGCTACAAAACCCGTAGCTTCTTCAATAAAAGCAAAGCCATTACTCTAAAAGAGCTGCAGTCGTTGCAGCCCGGCGACTACGTAACCCACATTGACTATGGTATTGCCCGCTTTGCCGGATTGACCACCCTCGAGAACAACGGGCGCAAGCAAGAAGTCGTACGTCTTATCTTCAAAGACAATGATGTGTTGTATGTCAATGTGCACTCACTGCACAAAATTGCCAAATATGCTGGCAAGGAGGGGCAGGTGCCTCAAATAAGCAAGTTGGGCAGCAACGAATGGGAACAAAAGAAAAAGCGCGTCAAGAAAAATGTAAAAGATATTGCCAAAGAACTCATTGCGCTTTATGTCAAACGGCGGGCTGCCAAAGGTTTTGCCTTTCCACCAGACAACTACCTGCAGGCAGAACTCGAGTCTTCTTTTATCTACGAGGATACGCCCGACCAATCTCGCGCAACCGAGGAAGTAAAGCGCGATATGGAGAAGCCCTATCCTATGGACCGCTTGGTTTGTGGTGATGTAGGCTTTGGCAAGACCGAAGTCGCCATACGAGCTGCCTTTAAGGCTGTGTGTGCAGGCAAGCAAGTGGCAGTGTTGGTGCCTACTACCATTCTGGCTATGCAACATTATCGCACTTTTTCGGAACGCTTAGCAAACTTTCCCTGCACTGTCTCTTATATCAATCGCTTCAAGTCGTCAAAAGATATTAAGCGCACTTTGGAAGCCCTTGCTGCTGGTGAAATCGACATCATTATTGGCACGCACCGTTTACTGAACAAAGATGTAGTATTCAAAGACCTTGGATTGCTCATCATTGATGAAGAACAAAAATTCGGTGTGCAAGCCAAAGAAAAACTAAAACAGATGCGGGTAAACATCGACTGCCTCACACTGACGGCAACACCCATTCCCCGCACCTTGCACTTCTCTTTGATGGGGGCTCGCGACCTGTCGGTGATTGCCACGCCGCCACCTAACCGACGTCCTGTGCTTACCGAAGTCCACACTTTTAGTGAAGAGTTCATCCGCGATGCCATCCGCTTTGAGCTGGAGCGTGGAGGGCAGGTCTTTTTTGTACACAACCGTGTAGCCGACATCGAGTCGGTGGGGGATATGATTTTGCGCTTGCTGCCCGACGCTAAGCTGGGTATTGCTCATGGGCAAATGGAGGGCAAATATCTTGAAAAAGTAATGACCCGCTTCATAGAAGGCGAGTACGATATTCTGCTCTCTACCAACATTATAGAATCGGGTTTGGATATCCCCAACGCCAATACCATCATTATCAACCATGCACATATGTTCGGCTTGTCAGACTTGCACCAAATGCGGGGCAGGGTGGGGCGTTCCAATCGTAAGGCTTTTTGTTATTTGCTCATACCTTCACAGACAGCACTTACTCGCGAAGCACATCGCCGCCTGAAAGCTTTGGAAGAATTTTCCGACTTGGGCGATGGATTTAAAATAGCCATGCGCGACTTAGACATACGCGGGGCAGGTAACCTGCTGGGGGCGGAACAAAGTGGCTTTATCAATGATATCGGCTTTGAGACCTATCATAAAATACTGGATGAAGCTGTTCAAGAGGTGAAAGAAGAAGAATTCAAAGAGTTGTTTAGTGAGGAGCTGGAGCAAAAACTTTTGCGCCCGCAAGAATGCACCATTGAAACAGACTGGGAGCTGCGAATCCCCGAAGAATATGTAAGCAACATCACCGAGCGCCTGCGCCTCTACAACGAACTGGACAACCTGCATTCCGAGCAAGAGCTGAATGCCTTTGCCGCAGCCTTGCAAGACCGCTTCGGTCCTTTGCCCACCGAAGTAGAAGCGCTGCTCGAAACCGTACGCCTGCGTTGGATAGCCGAAAAACTGGGATTCGAAAAGCTGATACTTAAAAATGACAAGATGAAAGCTTATTTCTTGGACAAAGAAGAGTACTTTCAATCAGAAACTTTTGGGTGTATTTTGCGCTTTGTGCAACAAAACCCTACCAAAATCCGTCTCAAGGAGGCAAAAGGGAAGCCTGTCTTGATAGCGCAAGGAGTTGCCAACGTCAAGCAAGCCATTGACCTTTTGGGTGAAATGAAAAAAAATGCGTAA